GATATTTCTAAATGGCAACGTTTATTTCCGTTTGGTATTCCAACGAGTATAGACGGGTAATGAATTCATAATAAAATAAACATTTATTTTTGTTATCACTATATTGTTTAcattattaatttaaaatattgtaggaatgtgtctggctattttattttttattttatgctctggtggaacggtaCAGAATTGATCAAACCGGTTGGCGCGGTGAGTATTGTCCGTTACATATTTTAAGACCTTCGGCATGAAATTTGCATACTAACTACATATATTGTTTGTGCAGGATGGGTATGAGTTGAGGAAGCGGTTTTTATTATACCTACTAAAACACCGTGGGAATGAAGCTAAAGACAACTTTCCTGATATTGTtaaagaatttcttaagcgcatcatctagatattGATAATTTTGTAATAGATGTTTAGCTGGAACATCGCTCAGTTTGTTACATGGACATGTCGTTAGTCTTTCTTTTTGTTATCAATTTTCATTGCAAAATGGACTTCAATTATTCAGTAATTGTGTTTGTGTTATATTGTTTGTGCATGTGAAATTTAACATGTAACTCTTGTAAACtttttcaagagcccgtggcaacgcacgagcACTCTACTAATATTCGTAAAGCTCCATTGCAAGCATATGGACGCAATCTGGTGTAAATATGTTCTCTCATCTCCTCTTCTTAATAATATCAAGAAGCTTTTGCCATGGTTTAAAAAGAATGGGAATGTGCTCACAATCATCGTAGCTCTCGAAATAGTCGGGACTGTAGTGAAACAAATCATCGCACTCAAATTACCGACCTAGAAGCATGTCCACGCCCTATACACCTGAGTGACTGATTATTTTTAAGGGAATGCTATTTTGGCACATTCTCTCAATTATGGATACTAACTGTAGCGCCATCACGCTCAATCTTTAGGGTCTTAATCCTAGCGAATTTCGCTCGCAGGGCCTGCTCGTCTTTCTTATAGACCTGAACGCAGTTGCGCACCCGAAGAACCTCTAGGAGAGGGCAGCTCTCGACGACAGACGTCAGGTCTTTAACGGTGAGGTAAGTGTCGTCGAGCTCAAGGGAACGCAGCTCCATCGGAGGCGACTCTTGCATAACACTGGCGAGGTAGTGGACATGGCAGGAAACGAGACGAAGGCTAGTCAGCGAGGGTGATCTGCAAACAGTAGTGCAATGTTTTGAAAGGAGTGAATATGAAAACAATGTTCTTCAAAGGGATGCAGTACAGGACGGAGTAGTACGGGGTTTTTGACTGAGGCAGAGCTGTAATTGATAGTAATAAGTAACAAAACTTGGAACAGAAAGCTAAGTAAGGCAAGAAAAAACACCTTTCCACGATATACTTGATGAGCTCATTGGTGACAAACAGCTTGCCGGCGAACGACCGAAGCTGCCCGTCGGCACGGTCGACGGCCGCCTTCGCCATTGCGCGCAGGACAACGTTACACTTCGTGAACACGACCTCGTGCTTGTCCATGTCCACGGCCCGCCACACTTCTGGCAGCTTCGCCGCCTCGAGCCACGAGCGGCACACCAGGCCGGCGCCCATGAGGACGTCGACGGCGCCAATCCGAATGAAGATCGAGGAGAGAACGTCGAGGGGGAGCAACGACCAATCCCTCGCCCGCGGCGCCGCATGGTCCATCGATGATgatagatctctctctctctctctctcttttgttggGACAGATCGATTCCTCCTACGACTGGGACGCCGGAAACAGAAGACAGTCGTACCCTCCGGTGAATTCAGAGACCAGATagacttcctttttatttttgaTTGAGGATTGAGACCAGATAGACTGGACGGTCATCCGGCCTCTCGTGTTCTGGGCCGAAATGCGTGCTAACCTAGGCACCCGTCTCGCATTGTTTTTCTCCATCTATATATAATTTCGGAAATGTTCCCACTATATTTATTTCGAAAACATCTTTCTCCATAACTCCGTATAACCGAGTGAAAAGAGTTTTAAAAGGAAAAAACTTCATTTAGTTTAAATTGTATGCATATTTTTTAAATGTCCAGTAATTAAAAAAATATCCACATATTTTGAAAATCGATCATGTCATTTAAAAAATTGTAAGCGCATTAAAAAAAAGTTTTCATGTAACTCAATAGTGTCCATgcattttataaaatgttcatgtaaTTTAAAGGGTTTTCATGCATTTATGAAATGCTTACGTCAATAATATCTTCAATATGATTCTAAAAGTGGTCTTGCATTATAACAAATTATTTAATTTAAAATATATGTACACATCTTAAAAACATTTTTCAAAATGTGTATATTTAATTTTGTGAAATAAAAATGGCAAAGTAAAAATAGAAAGTGGGAAAAAGAAATAGGAACAAAaatgaaaaatacaaaaaataaaataaaagataatGCACATGAAATCGAAAAGGAAGGAAAAACAAAAATCTGCATATCGCTGGTTAACAGGGAAGTTAAACCTAGATTTTAATCTTTATTTCTAGCAACCATCATACTAGGGGCCTGTTCTTTTGGGGCTTATGGCTAGCAACCATCTTTATTTCTAGCAACCAACCAAACATatgtaacccaaatatatctctaacatccccccgcagtcgtagcggtagcgttgcgaacaacaggagcgacgcggacggtcagactggagagaatagcagccgacgGACTGACATCCCCTCGCAGTCGTAGCGGTAGCGTTGCGAACAACAGGAGCGACGCGgacggtcagactggagagaatagcagccgacggactgacatccccccgcagtccTATCGGGAGCATCATGGACGGTGTCGCGTCGCGGACGcgttgactgtagaggaagccgacgtgttgctcaagcggatgataaCCCTTTGTGCcaatgtcgatgtagccgagagcgtgggtggtggagccgtggtcgaggtagccgtacgaagaatgccgtggtcgatgtcgagtcggggtggccggtgtcgaggaagtcgtcgtggagccacgggcgcaagaaggcgccgagttagcatgggcgcagtggtgtcgaagtaggggtgcgccggggagaaaatgttgttgacgacgcgtcacgacgggtttgccaagcccggacacatcgtggacgaaggcacgcaccggtgttgccaacaccgggcatgcgtagacggacgaagacgaagttgacgaagcgccgaccaggcttgccaggcccggggacacgtcgtggatgaaggcatgcATCGGTggtgccagcaccgggcatgcgtagacgagggacctgcacgagctgtacgccatgtcggagaagtcggaggggccagcagagaagaactcaacgacgattgcggcgtccatcggTGCGGGGCCGacgtcaccaacggtggtcggagtagacgaagtggtcggggtagatgacggcgacgctggcgacgggctggtgcttggacgaagacgaagtGGGGTGGACGGGCAGCGGCGGCAGCTACGGAGGTAgccgcggcggcggccaaagaagagcggcggcggcggctaggttaggagtgcggcggcggtgctcgaagtaggcgaagaaccctgacagcgtgacgaagaccggcgcggatggTGGCGTTCCCGcaccaagggagacggcgcggcgcataccacgggaggtcgccgcgcggtgacggcggagcggaccacgggccgcggcactacggcccgaaggggcaacGCAGTGGCGGCAGGCGGGTCAGGGCGacggcggggaccgcgggccgtgacgctgcggcccgaaggggcgacacaacggcggttcgcgagtcggtgcaaccgcggggacggcctcgggacggCGGCAGGGACCGTGTATCgcgacactacggcccgaaggggcgacgtagcggcgacgcacgagtcgatgcagccacgaggagaaccacggggcggcggcgctgcggcccgacggggcgacgcagcggcagcccgatgctcgatcggtggagaggcgcgctgaactcggggacgatcttcacgggacctgcggaggcgcgcgtaaccggcgggccaggtcggtcgcgtggcgtagatgaggcggatcgcagcGGCGAGCggatgatcaagccgatcgcgcgtgacgtcagggacgccgctcggtggaggagtggtggcggcggagtccgggatgaggccggcgacgacggacggcggGGGACGTCtgcaccggcacccgggctgccaaagcaatgccgacgcccgggcagcgaggcccgagcgaccaacggagcagcggcgGCCGACGAGCCTGATgcagccgaggacgaggccggcgaggtacACCGCCGAgccgccgtgcagacgcggcggaggcgggtgacgtggatcgatgggcgggccaGCGTGCGAGCGTCGGCTATGATTGGCCgacgcatggcgcgaggccgccgggtcgcgGCGATGCAGATGTCCCGGTCGGAACAGGGCGGTGACGAccggcgcagggcgacgggcggaccgacgcgcggacggcggctggcccgaacgggccgcctcggcgcgcgtggccgccgggtcggaggagaggccggctggtcacgccggggtcggagtagaggtgcacggggatcgacggcggcggcgggcgacgcaaaccgattaagaatagatcggaaaaccaaaaagaaaaacaccGATCAAAAAACGACCGGCGGGAGAGCGaaaaaacccggagcaagggctcgggaaaaagactctttaaggcagccggccaacacggccggcggacgaaccctagtacgggcggcgcggcccccgacgGCGGACAGTGTTTGTTTAAATAAAATCAGTTTGTCTACATGGCTCTAATACTTGATCTATACCTAGGCGCTTATTGCAAGTTTCCAGGCTGGGATGTCCATATGTGTTATATCCAAAATAGACACGAGTACTTTTTTCATCACTGATCTCAGTTCCTTTGATACAACGCTAGAGACAAAATACTAAACTGCATCCGGAAGGGAGAAAAGGTACAAGCCAGAACTGACAGAGAATTATGGGCGCTGAAAATATCACATTGCACAATCTGTCCTCTCATCTTTAGAATCAGGAGCACATTCAATGTCGGAGCCCTCTTATCTAGAACAGTTGCAACACTTGCAATCCCACTCGGGCTTCATGGTCTTGATCCTGGCGAATTTCGCCCGCAGGGCATGCTCCGACCTCCAAACAATTGCGCACCCAAAGAACTTCCAGAACAGGGCAACCCTCGAGGACGGGGGTCAGGTCTTTGACAGTGATGTCAGCTCCAATAGAGGCGACTCTTTTACAGCAGCAGCAGTGACTCGTTTGCTGAAGGCGTTGTGGCAGGATACGAGCCGAAGGGTTCTCatagcaactctagcagaccccgcatccggccggcccgcaaaacgcgtttgcagttcgcgcaaaaaCAGCTTTGCGGGCCGGTGCGGACGGCCGCAGATGCAGACCCCGCATAACGGGCCCGTAAAAAAAGATATTtgcggaatatgcttttttacgagtcggctttgcggggtctgatctggcgcagctcctcccGACCTGGAAAGCCTAAATTTTGCACCTTAATCTGATGCAACATAATGCATTTCTTTACTTTTTCAACAACATTGAATACGTAAGACATCatcaaatctttgctagaatagtaagaccaaagaaaacaagaaccacaagtatacattttagaagatttccaactttcataactgctcttactagttggactaatatcttctccatgcattcattgttgatctgcggattcttgattttgcattcttctttCTTCGTCGTTGGTTCGAAAAAAGTAGACGTTGgttcccctctagttgcacatgcagccgcatcattgccttTGATTCTTCTAAGGAGTGTGTCAACGTCTATTAAGTTTttttctatcaataaatcaatgtattcgtcttcccaaaaccaaaatgagcatccatcttcctacacacatgatgatgttgaCATGAGCTACCGCAAGTTGACCAAAGAATGAGCTATCAAAATgagctaccgcaagtgcacgtaccccgtTGTTTttgcatttgaagaacacccatccggggtgcttcggcgtgcccgaagtTAGCCGCAGTACTGTCCGCGTGCAGTCGTCGAGCCACGGAGCcgctgcgcgagcgccgagcccggtggACGGCCGGACGAATCCATGCCCGCAAACTGTCAGCGGCGGTGGGAGGACGAACCcgtacctgcatgcggcgatgcgaccttgccggggctgcgggAGATGCTCCCCGGCCATTACATCGCTTGGCGCAGCCACCGGCGGCCAGAAAagccaaatccggcggcccgcGGTGAAGGGCGCACAGATCCGCAACTTTTCCGGCCCGCCGACgcaggaggggggagaggggaggccgcgtgcgtgtggcggcctttcggcgtgctcccgccggctgctttcgccggaatcttgggcggcggcggggcgatgggGAGAGGGGAGGTGGTTGGTGGGGAAAGCGCAGCTgaaatgtccccccccccccaccaaccgcttccgcttatatgcaggCACCGCAGCagcgagggggaaacccgcgtaTTCACGGGTTGGGGCCGAGATTTTGCCGCGCGCCCCTCAAAATTTTTTGTGGGCCGGCCGCCGTTGCGGGGTCTGTTCGGGCGGGATTTTTCGCGcagacccgcattttggcggttattttgcgggtcgggaccgaat
This window of the Triticum aestivum cultivar Chinese Spring chromosome 5D, IWGSC CS RefSeq v2.1, whole genome shotgun sequence genome carries:
- the LOC123125955 gene encoding putative F-box/LRR-repeat protein 23 is translated as MDHAAPRARDWSLLPLDVLSSIFIRIGAVDVLMGAGLVCRSWLEAAKLPEVWRAVDMDKHEVVFTKCNVVLRAMAKAAVDRADGQLRSFAGKLFVTNELIKYIVERSPSLTSLRLVSCHVHYLASVMQESPPMELRSLELDDTYLTVKDLTSVVESCPLLEVLRVRNCVQVYKKDEQALRAKFARIKTLKIERDGATVSIHN